The genome window ACCGGCAGGTCGTTGAGATGGTTGTCCAGCATTATCTGTAAGGCTTTGGTGAGCTTGTCGTTCGCCTTCACTGATGGGATCTTTACGAATATTCCATCCACGCCCTCTTTGAGCATGTCCCTCATCAGCTTCCATAGCGAAAATCCGGCGAACTCCCTTATGCCCACCCTGTAGCCCAGAAGTCGAAGCAGGGTTTCAGTGGTGACGGCCCCCAAGAGCTTCCCTTCATCGTCGATAACGTATACCTTCCTGGACCCAGGGTTCTTCAGGTATTCGTCGAACACCTGATGGATCTTGGAACCGGTCTTGACGGTCGACGGTTCTTTGATGACCAGGTCATAGACATCACTAACCAGCAGGTCCGAGAAGCTCTTCTTCATCTCCACCATATGGATTGTGTAGTGAAACAGGAATACTTAACAAAATCGCCCTGGCCAGTCATTTTGAAAACAAGGAATGCGAAGTGTCCCCCACCCCAAACAGATTGGTTCATGGACGACATGACTGTCTGTTCTCCCCACACTGACCCGGGGCGGGGGTTTAGTGTCGTGCACCGGGGTTGTCCTCCAGTCATGACGCGATAGTCTCATCGCAAGTTCCTGCAGGGACCCAAATTACGGGCACTGTGCGCATTCAGATTACTGAGAGGTTCACAGGTCCCCTCTACTTTTACCGAATGCAGGGGAGGGGAGGGTCGAACTGAACTTAAATCCTCTCTAGCGCCGAGGCGATCCATCTCAGCTATCAATGATCATAGGGGCGTTTTGAGCGTCCGGATTACACCGGTACGTTCCGTTCAACTCGAGCCTCTTTTCATCTATTTTCATGTCCAGATCCTGACTTTTCAATCTTTTCAGAGCTTTTCAACCACTCATTTCTTATGGTTTTTCAATCCTAGTCAGGACCAGCATGCGAAGTAACGCAGCAGGAAATTGAAATGAACACGACAATGAAGACGGTAACCATCTTCTGTATCATCGGAGTCGTTGCCCTCGTCGGTCTGATGGGAGCAGCGGCAGCGGCCGGCTCATTCACCGGCTCGCAGAACACCGGGACCGGAATGATGGGTGGCAGCGGACATATGAACGGCCAAATGGGCGGGCAATCCCTGAACGGTCATGCCTACGGGATGATGGGCGCCGCCGGTCACATGGGAATGATGAACGGAACCGGCGTTAACTGCCAGAACCTATCGGGAAACCAGTGCAACGTGACCCAGAACGCCGATGGCACCTTCAACTGTTCTAGGTACCAGGACAATCTGGCTTAGATGCCAGATCCCACTATTTTTTTCATTGTTCCTGGGATTTGTCCTTGAGGTCAGGGTTCAATCTCGACCTTCACCTTGTTCGTCATACCGAAACGGGACTTGGAGACGACCCCTTTTTCCACAAGCTTATCCAGCGTCCTCGACACCTTGGCATCTGACATATTGGCCTTGACCATGAGGTCCTTCTGGAGGGCTTCCCCTCCCGACTCCACGATCGCCCGGAACAGGCTTCTTTCGTCCCCGGTCAGAAGGCGCAGGACAAGTATCCGGTCATCGACCGCCGGTGGTGTCGATTGAGCCTGGACCTCCGCCGCCGGTTGATCGCTCGTCACTATCTGTGGCTGGACATATTCAAGGGACGGAGCAAATGGAGTGTTGGCATGTTGGATCGAGGGGATGTCCGTCAAAGGCTCGTATTCCTGTCTGAAAAAGGCTAGAAAGACTCCGATGGCCATCATGAACGAACCGACCATTGCGAGAAGCATACTGGTGATCGAGTAGGAATTGACATCGTTGGTCCCTCCCATCATGCCCGAGGAGGCTCCGCGCATCGCGTTCGGCGACAGCAGGGCGAAGATCGTCAGTACCAGGCCTGCCACAAATATCAACGCTGCCAAGAGTACGGTTCTATCGGTCTTCATGGGAACACCAGCGATTTTGGCTCATAGTAAGCCATTGCGCCAATGCTTTGACCCATCAACCCTGATATAAACAATCCTCTGAAGAGTGCCCGTTCCTCGGTATATATTCGATCAAGTCCGGAGAGTGACCTAAATCCGGTCACATGTGTCCACCTTGCCCAAATATCGTGACCGACCGATAGTGTAATCACAGAGGAGATGTCTGTAATGACCGAAGAAAATGACCAGAGATCCGCCGGCGGAAGTCCGGCATGGGGATGTGGACAAATGAACGAGTTTGACGAGAACCTTGAGGTCACGTTCGATCCGAGGAAGACAAAAGGATTCGGCTGGAGAGTATCGACATCCATCATCACTGCGGTGGGATGGCTATCCTTCGTGATCCTGTGGCTGTTCTTCTACGCGGACAAATATTCGATATACCAGAACATAGGGGCGGTCATCATATCGCTGATCGTCTTCATTGGCATAAACGGCGCTGTGTGGGGCACATGGGCGATGAGGATGGCTCCGAAGGATGCTATGGGCCCGTGGCGTCTGAGGGCGATAGGATCCTTCATAACTGGAGCCGCGTGGGTAGCGTTCCTGCTCATATGGTTGCTGGTCTATGCCGACAGCTACAGCATATATCAGAACATCGCCGTCCTGTTCGTCTCGGTGCTGGTGCTGGGCGGCATCAACGGGGTGCTGTGGAACAAGCATTCCCGTCCATGGTGAGCGGCAAACCTCTTTCATTACCTTTTTCTGTTGGGAGCTGCAAATAGCCTACCGATGACCGTCACGGTCGGGTGCAGCGGCTGGTCCTATGATGATTGGGTCGGCCGGTTCTTTCCATTCGAGATAAAGGACGACAACGCCAAGCGTTTTGAGCATTATGCGGAGTATTTCAACTCCGTCGAGGTGAACTCGACCTTCTACCGTATGCCCGGGGAAAGGCAGGTAAACTCCTGGGTGGAGAAGGCCAAGGCCCATCCCGGTTTCGAGTTCTCGGTGAAGATGCCGCGGAGCGTCACTCACGAGGCGCTGGTGAACGGGGACGACAAGGAGGCGGTGAACCACGCTCTGTTCTTTGAGAGGATCCTCGCTTTGCCTCTGAACGAGGTCGGCGGGCTGGGAGCTATCCTAATCCAGATGTCTCCCTCATTTCACAACACTGGCAATTCTTTCGAGGTTCTATCGCGCTTCCTTGGATCGCTTTCCGTGGGCGAGTTCCACTATGCCCTGGAGTTCCGCCACAGGTCCTGGCTCAATGACAAGCATCATCTTCTGGGCGATACCGTCAGGCTCCTGCGTGACAATCGCATCACCAACGTCATCGTGGATGGTCCAGGCTTTCCCTACACCAGCGACCTCACGGCAGATTCGGCCTATGTCCGTTTCCACGGCCGTAACTTCGACATCTGGTACCATGACGAGAAAGAGGACGATGAGCGCATTGACCGGTATGATTACCTGTACACGGAGGAGCAGCTCTCCCCTTGGGTAC of Methanomassiliicoccales archaeon contains these proteins:
- a CDS encoding DUF72 domain-containing protein, which codes for MTVTVGCSGWSYDDWVGRFFPFEIKDDNAKRFEHYAEYFNSVEVNSTFYRMPGERQVNSWVEKAKAHPGFEFSVKMPRSVTHEALVNGDDKEAVNHALFFERILALPLNEVGGLGAILIQMSPSFHNTGNSFEVLSRFLGSLSVGEFHYALEFRHRSWLNDKHHLLGDTVRLLRDNRITNVIVDGPGFPYTSDLTADSAYVRFHGRNFDIWYHDEKEDDERIDRYDYLYTEEQLSPWVPRIREMEEKVSRVRVFFNNHGRAKSAKNAFELMDMLNIPHKSKVVHVQDQAKIDEF
- a CDS encoding CBS domain-containing protein; translated protein: MVEMKKSFSDLLVSDVYDLVIKEPSTVKTGSKIHQVFDEYLKNPGSRKVYVIDDEGKLLGAVTTETLLRLLGYRVGIREFAGFSLWKLMRDMLKEGVDGIFVKIPSVKANDKLTKALQIMLDNHLNDLPVIDNEGKLIGELNSLEIFNKGKELFVE